In Gimesia benthica, a single window of DNA contains:
- the hflK gene encoding FtsH protease activity modulator HflK encodes MRHSGERSQFDEWLADIDVSRVMWIILFVILGLIIAWGIFTSYYTVQPEGQAVVKRFGKVIAIKDPGLHFKLPFGIDEQEFVPTARVLKQEFGFRTAAQEGTSAVYRKSEEHRDESLMLTGDLKVVDVEWVVQYRVDDPDKYLHRVEQVDKTIRDISEAVMRRIVGNNLGSDVLTIKRVEIALNAKEEIQHLLDSFDMGVRIGTVELQDVNPPDSVKPAFNEVNQAEQEKEQLINEAEKKQNQQIPAARGKAKQVVATAEGYRAERVNGALGETSRFKAILKEYKVAPEVTRRRMYLETLDKVLPSLGKIYIIEPGGQSPIPLLNLDKNNPVQNR; translated from the coding sequence ATGCGTCATTCCGGAGAGCGAAGTCAGTTCGATGAATGGTTGGCTGACATCGACGTATCGCGCGTCATGTGGATTATCCTGTTTGTCATCCTGGGGCTGATCATCGCCTGGGGCATTTTCACATCCTATTATACTGTTCAGCCGGAAGGTCAAGCCGTGGTCAAGCGGTTTGGCAAAGTGATCGCAATCAAAGATCCGGGCCTGCATTTCAAACTCCCCTTCGGCATCGACGAGCAGGAATTCGTGCCTACGGCGCGCGTGCTTAAACAGGAATTCGGTTTTCGGACCGCCGCCCAGGAAGGAACTTCTGCCGTTTATCGTAAATCCGAAGAGCATCGCGATGAATCGCTGATGCTGACCGGTGATTTGAAAGTTGTCGACGTGGAGTGGGTCGTGCAATACCGCGTGGACGACCCGGACAAGTATCTGCACCGGGTGGAACAGGTCGACAAGACGATTAGGGATATTTCCGAAGCAGTGATGCGGAGAATTGTCGGCAATAACCTGGGAAGTGACGTTTTGACGATCAAGCGTGTCGAAATCGCCTTGAACGCCAAGGAAGAAATCCAGCATCTACTCGATTCCTTCGACATGGGAGTCCGGATCGGAACCGTAGAATTACAGGATGTAAACCCACCTGATTCAGTCAAACCAGCATTCAACGAAGTCAATCAGGCCGAACAGGAGAAGGAGCAACTGATCAACGAAGCCGAGAAAAAGCAGAATCAGCAAATCCCGGCCGCACGGGGTAAGGCGAAGCAGGTTGTCGCGACGGCGGAAGGTTATCGGGCTGAACGTGTTAACGGGGCGCTGGGGGAGACCTCCCGCTTCAAAGCAATCCTGAAAGAATACAAGGTTGCACCAGAAGTGACACGGCGACGAATGTATCTGGAAACACTCGATAAGGTGCTCCCCTCGCTCGGCAAAATTTATATCATTGAACCTGGAGGACAATCGCCCATTCCACTGCTTAATCTGGACAAGAATAACCCTGTCCAGAATCGCTAA
- a CDS encoding sll1863 family stress response protein, with amino-acid sequence MSRDAYVEKLKAQIDEWNAKLDQWEAKAREAEANTKISYERRLNELRQQRNEAQSKLDELQSAGEQAWEDLKSSAEKAFSDLQAGFERASSHFQ; translated from the coding sequence ATGTCCCGTGACGCCTATGTGGAGAAACTCAAAGCCCAAATAGACGAATGGAACGCTAAGCTGGATCAGTGGGAGGCCAAAGCACGAGAGGCAGAGGCCAACACGAAAATCAGCTACGAGAGACGCCTGAACGAGTTACGTCAACAGCGGAACGAAGCCCAGAGTAAGCTGGACGAGCTGCAATCCGCGGGGGAACAAGCCTGGGAAGATCTCAAAAGCAGCGCAGAGAAGGCGTTCTCCGACTTGCAGGCCGGCTTTGAGCGAGCATCCTCTCATTTTCAATAG
- a CDS encoding TspO/MBR family protein, whose translation MTERARWTGLVVFIVVCLGAGGLGAIATTPEIEGWYKTIEKPMWNPPDSVFGPVWTTLFLMMAIAAWMVWKPEGVKAARMPLTLFAGQLSLNVAWSWIFFGMHEPGWAFAEIVILWLAVTATTVTFFRYSSVAGWLMVPYLAWVSFASVLNFTIWRLNAG comes from the coding sequence ATGACCGAACGCGCTCGCTGGACCGGCCTCGTGGTCTTTATCGTTGTCTGTCTGGGAGCGGGCGGTCTGGGAGCCATCGCAACCACGCCCGAGATCGAGGGCTGGTACAAGACCATCGAGAAGCCGATGTGGAATCCACCTGACTCTGTTTTTGGCCCAGTATGGACTACGCTTTTCTTGATGATGGCGATCGCAGCCTGGATGGTCTGGAAACCGGAAGGGGTAAAGGCCGCGAGGATGCCTCTCACGCTGTTCGCAGGACAACTCAGCTTGAATGTTGCCTGGTCATGGATCTTCTTCGGCATGCATGAACCCGGCTGGGCGTTTGCGGAGATCGTAATCCTCTGGCTTGCTGTCACTGCGACGACTGTTACATTCTTTCGATACTCAAGCGTCGCCGGCTGGCTGATGGTGCCGTATCTTGCCTGGGTCAGCTTCGCCAGCGTGTTGAACTTCACGATCTGGAGATTGAACGCCGGGTAA
- a CDS encoding cold-shock protein, producing the protein MTEGTIKRVVDKGFGFIDNGTGTDMFFHMSNLEGIRFDDLQEGQRVEYTEGQGPKGPRAENVRAI; encoded by the coding sequence ATGACTGAAGGTACTATTAAGAGGGTTGTTGACAAGGGGTTTGGATTCATTGACAACGGAACTGGAACAGATATGTTCTTCCACATGTCAAATCTTGAAGGAATCCGGTTCGATGATCTTCAAGAAGGTCAACGTGTTGAGTACACTGAAGGACAAGGTCCTAAGGGCCCACGTGCTGAGAACGTTCGAGCTATCTGA
- a CDS encoding carboxypeptidase-like regulatory domain-containing protein gives MKFFLSQNKLHRLCFLCLLCSTVLVGCSQSPSDDKQRSGVTISISFAGEPVTTGSVNLENSETGESGGGELNADGSVTISNIVLGNYTVTILPPDPDPVPPEPGQPAKKMEVYKNIPEKFRNRKTSPLKVEVKDGENEFQFDLKTAG, from the coding sequence ATGAAATTTTTTCTAAGCCAAAACAAATTGCATAGATTGTGTTTTTTGTGCTTGCTCTGTTCAACTGTTTTAGTGGGATGTAGCCAAAGTCCCAGTGACGACAAACAGCGTAGTGGAGTGACTATTTCAATTAGCTTTGCAGGAGAACCCGTAACGACCGGTTCAGTGAATCTGGAAAATAGTGAGACAGGAGAAAGCGGCGGGGGAGAACTAAACGCAGACGGAAGTGTAACGATTTCCAATATCGTACTGGGAAACTATACCGTGACAATCTTACCACCCGATCCGGACCCTGTACCTCCTGAGCCAGGTCAGCCTGCTAAAAAAATGGAAGTCTATAAGAATATTCCCGAGAAATTTCGGAACCGCAAAACCAGTCCGCTTAAAGTGGAAGTTAAAGACGGGGAAAATGAATTTCAATTTGACCTCAAAACGGCGGGTTAA
- a CDS encoding SLC13 family permease, whose amino-acid sequence MSSRRVSWKNVVFSAAALVALVLLIVESPLGMDGPSKAAGVVLVIAATLWITEVVPLFVTSLVVLFCCLVWVRPVLEQSGNPVEATKFLAPFFSDIILLFLGGFVLSSALHKYQLDHRIALAIITRTGRSIPRLLFGVMLLTACLSMWLSNTATAATMLALCLPFIRSLPPNDRYRQALLLGIAFAANLGGLGTPIGSPPNAIALQYMRQAGLAPQFWMWMLIGVPGVVVMLTLTWALLLYLFRGQQREVEVAADQPVNGLNKRSWIVIGGTLVTIAGWMTTESHGYSAGTVALVPLVLFFGLKILSVEDLRALSWDVLLLMGGGGCLGVAIDLSGLDDWIIGNIPLHDSSVFTVMVAFGLLAIVMSSVMSNTATANLLLPIVMGLAISSVTPVMIGVAFACSLAMPLPISTPPNAMAFGTGELKTIDMLKPGLVIAVVGAMLAFSTGYWWWDIVGLF is encoded by the coding sequence TTGTCTTCGCGTAGGGTTTCCTGGAAGAACGTAGTATTCTCGGCAGCTGCGTTGGTAGCCCTGGTATTGTTGATCGTGGAGTCCCCCTTGGGAATGGACGGGCCGTCAAAAGCTGCCGGTGTCGTGCTGGTGATCGCAGCGACGCTTTGGATCACTGAAGTTGTGCCACTGTTTGTAACAAGTTTAGTGGTACTGTTCTGTTGTCTGGTTTGGGTGCGGCCAGTCTTGGAGCAGAGTGGAAATCCCGTCGAGGCAACCAAATTCCTGGCCCCTTTTTTCTCGGATATCATTTTGCTGTTTCTGGGCGGTTTCGTGCTGTCCTCTGCATTGCATAAGTATCAATTAGATCATCGGATCGCCCTCGCCATCATCACACGGACGGGACGCTCCATCCCGCGGTTGTTGTTCGGCGTCATGCTCTTGACGGCTTGCCTGTCGATGTGGCTGAGTAACACGGCAACCGCGGCGACAATGTTGGCATTGTGCCTGCCGTTCATTCGCAGTCTGCCACCAAATGACCGGTATCGTCAAGCCTTGCTACTGGGTATCGCGTTCGCCGCAAATCTGGGTGGACTGGGAACACCGATTGGCAGCCCACCCAATGCGATCGCCTTGCAATACATGCGTCAGGCCGGGCTGGCACCACAGTTCTGGATGTGGATGCTTATCGGCGTTCCGGGAGTAGTCGTGATGTTGACTCTGACGTGGGCATTGCTGCTCTACCTGTTTCGCGGGCAGCAGCGCGAGGTCGAGGTTGCAGCAGATCAGCCAGTCAACGGGTTGAATAAACGGTCATGGATCGTCATTGGAGGGACCCTTGTGACGATCGCGGGCTGGATGACGACCGAGTCGCATGGATATTCGGCTGGTACTGTCGCGTTGGTTCCGCTGGTCCTTTTTTTCGGTTTGAAAATATTGTCTGTCGAAGACCTTCGTGCCTTGTCATGGGACGTGTTGCTGTTGATGGGGGGCGGAGGTTGTCTTGGCGTGGCGATTGACCTCAGTGGTTTGGATGATTGGATCATTGGCAATATTCCATTGCATGATTCCAGCGTGTTTACCGTGATGGTGGCATTCGGATTACTGGCAATTGTGATGTCGTCCGTGATGAGTAACACCGCAACTGCAAACCTGCTCTTGCCGATCGTTATGGGTTTGGCCATCTCCAGCGTCACGCCCGTTATGATTGGTGTGGCTTTTGCCTGCTCGTTGGCAATGCCGCTGCCAATTTCGACTCCCCCGAACGCAATGGCGTTTGGAACTGGCGAGTTGAAAACAATCGACATGCTCAAACCTGGCTTGGTGATCGCGGTCGTCGGAGCGATGCTGGCATTTTCGACAGGCTATTGGTGGTGGGACATCGTTGGTTTGTTCTAA
- a CDS encoding STAS domain-containing protein, whose protein sequence is MLENFEVFEVELSTPNLIVIPLGSTLQFHYSNVQVESNKVLRLFNSPEIKNVIIDLSKVDYLDSVIINSIIRYLQQARQTGGQAFCCNASENMQNILKCIRVGTLWPLFDTREEAIDSITTNL, encoded by the coding sequence ATGCTAGAGAACTTTGAAGTATTTGAGGTTGAACTGAGTACTCCAAATTTGATTGTGATTCCCCTGGGATCGACGCTGCAATTTCACTACAGCAACGTCCAGGTTGAATCCAACAAGGTATTAAGACTCTTCAACTCTCCAGAAATTAAGAATGTGATCATCGACCTTTCAAAAGTTGATTATCTAGATTCAGTCATCATCAACTCGATCATTCGTTACCTGCAGCAGGCCAGACAGACTGGGGGACAGGCCTTCTGCTGCAATGCCTCTGAGAATATGCAAAACATTCTCAAGTGCATCAGAGTAGGGACTCTCTGGCCGTTATTTGATACCCGGGAAGAAGCCATCGACTCCATCACCACAAATTTATAA
- a CDS encoding DUF1553 domain-containing protein — translation MYWTRLLLILSLTSHHACPLHADEAAPVARWDFSTEESTSLSIHGNVTRDQAGPVPPEFPDFTKDNTAVHLDGKGAYIAVQDPGDKSIFDFTNGDTITVEAWVKVEKIRNGQPMYVIGKGRTHSPHVAPDNQNWALRVVGAGDAVKLGFLFATPASPGSKGPNWHRWTSKSGFAVVTGWHHIAVTYRFGQPDSIQGWIDGRPTDGIWDLQGATKVAPVVDNDQIWIGSSMGGNTSNSFNGWLDTIAVYRTRLSNNVIASHFHRLGGPRTVGPAPEIMPEISNVPPGQVLVTFSESMPASDRWLNEGEKWPKETSRWLGNEFLLPRIPLRYDAWGIRSSWKAPLLVRMAADVELEPGKHRLLLRARALGRLWIDGKVVARTKALTYRPPNGEEPITPLAEPPLPGVRVKGYRMQEVFGEITIPDDDKGKTRLCRVVLELVTGGKNLRTETGEVCVAIQTDNGKSYAVIRPQHQDALPLTDAAINPVLSQIEAAISRLEDETRLKAATSQDDFWETRHAAARAWASQHPAPEIPTVADSAINHPIDRFLVSKIDKALLESSATDRSQAEHFHKTILPLLQENCFRCHGDKDKGGLRLNTRENALKAGDSEIPAIVPGDISASELVERIRAQDESIRMPPTGNGLSKQQIAELEKWIQQGAIWPAVPLEASEVALAPVINDEAFLRRIYLDTVGVPPTLAEVRQFLEDFDPDKRNQLIDRLLEDDRLADHWVSYWMDLLAENPTLLNASLNSTGPFRWFLYDALRDNKSFDRIVTELLLMRGSPHEGGSAGFAIAAENDSPFAAKGHIIASAFLGIELQCARCHDSPYHSTTQRDLFSLAAMLNRKPLTVPSTSRVPDAFFEKKARESLIRVTLKPDETIQPDWPFASVTGAVDGPKIDRLMYNPQDTRERLAALITAPENKRFAYVVVNRLWKQLIGTGMVEPVYDWEGRKPSHPKMLDWLSHQFISHDYDLKHVIRLIVTSQVYQREATGNNGTKPEALRFFTAPEKRRLTAEQIVDAMHTATGKQLDVEELTFVHDGQRDVSNRLSLGRPSRAWMFADLKNERDRPSLSLPYARTVTDVLEAFGWTGSRQKPIMHRETEPNVLQPGVLANGTLSMNLIRVSDQSELAQLAVDSRKSEEIIEALYLRFLCRHPNQEELNTFSNALAQGFDSRLLPADEIVPVQEPSPLPQVTWFNHLRPEANTIQQKVERRVRKGPPADPRLRPEWREVYEDIIWSLMNHREFVWVP, via the coding sequence ATGTACTGGACGCGACTTTTACTGATTCTAAGCTTGACTTCCCACCATGCGTGCCCACTGCATGCCGATGAGGCAGCGCCAGTCGCCAGATGGGATTTCTCGACTGAAGAATCGACTTCCTTATCCATTCATGGCAACGTGACCCGCGATCAGGCCGGTCCTGTTCCGCCTGAGTTTCCAGACTTCACAAAAGATAACACGGCGGTCCACCTTGATGGTAAGGGGGCATACATTGCTGTCCAAGATCCCGGGGACAAAAGTATTTTCGACTTTACTAATGGCGATACCATTACAGTTGAAGCTTGGGTTAAGGTTGAGAAAATTCGAAATGGACAGCCGATGTATGTCATCGGGAAAGGACGGACTCACTCTCCGCATGTTGCGCCTGACAATCAGAACTGGGCACTGCGCGTGGTTGGTGCCGGAGATGCCGTGAAACTCGGCTTCTTATTCGCAACACCTGCCTCCCCCGGTTCCAAAGGCCCCAACTGGCATCGCTGGACATCAAAATCAGGATTTGCCGTAGTAACCGGCTGGCATCATATCGCGGTGACTTATCGATTTGGTCAACCCGATTCTATTCAAGGCTGGATTGACGGTCGACCCACTGACGGCATATGGGATCTGCAGGGAGCAACCAAAGTGGCTCCCGTAGTTGATAACGATCAGATCTGGATCGGATCATCCATGGGCGGCAATACCAGCAACAGCTTTAACGGCTGGCTGGATACGATTGCAGTCTATCGAACCAGATTAAGTAACAACGTCATCGCATCGCATTTCCATCGACTCGGCGGCCCGCGCACCGTGGGACCTGCGCCCGAAATCATGCCCGAGATTTCCAATGTTCCACCGGGGCAGGTTCTGGTCACATTTTCCGAAAGCATGCCCGCCTCTGACCGCTGGTTGAATGAAGGCGAGAAATGGCCAAAGGAAACCTCCCGCTGGCTGGGGAATGAATTTCTGCTCCCGCGAATTCCATTGCGTTATGATGCCTGGGGCATTCGATCCAGTTGGAAAGCGCCGCTGCTGGTTCGCATGGCTGCAGATGTGGAACTGGAGCCAGGAAAACATCGGCTCTTACTGAGAGCTCGTGCTCTGGGGCGATTATGGATTGACGGCAAGGTTGTGGCACGCACAAAAGCGCTCACATATCGTCCTCCCAATGGTGAAGAACCAATCACGCCACTGGCCGAGCCCCCGTTGCCCGGTGTCCGAGTGAAGGGGTATCGGATGCAGGAAGTCTTTGGAGAGATAACAATCCCTGATGATGATAAAGGCAAAACCCGACTCTGTCGCGTGGTGCTGGAACTGGTAACCGGTGGAAAGAACCTGCGCACTGAAACAGGTGAAGTCTGCGTGGCAATTCAGACGGACAACGGAAAATCCTATGCAGTCATTCGACCTCAACACCAGGATGCGCTTCCCCTAACCGACGCCGCCATTAATCCCGTGTTGTCACAAATAGAGGCTGCGATCTCTCGACTGGAAGACGAGACCCGACTGAAGGCAGCTACGAGTCAGGATGACTTCTGGGAGACACGACATGCTGCCGCCCGAGCATGGGCGTCACAACACCCTGCTCCGGAAATTCCCACCGTTGCGGATTCTGCGATCAACCACCCGATTGATCGCTTCCTGGTCAGCAAGATTGACAAAGCACTCTTAGAATCTTCGGCCACCGATCGCAGTCAGGCAGAACACTTTCACAAAACAATTCTGCCACTCCTGCAAGAGAATTGCTTCCGCTGCCATGGAGACAAAGATAAAGGCGGATTAAGACTGAACACCAGAGAGAATGCATTGAAGGCAGGCGATTCCGAAATCCCGGCGATTGTTCCCGGTGATATTTCAGCCAGTGAGCTAGTGGAACGCATTCGAGCACAAGACGAAAGCATTCGTATGCCTCCGACTGGAAATGGCCTGAGCAAGCAACAGATCGCAGAACTGGAGAAGTGGATTCAACAGGGGGCGATCTGGCCTGCCGTTCCACTGGAGGCCTCCGAAGTGGCGTTGGCCCCCGTCATCAACGACGAAGCATTTCTGCGGAGGATTTATCTCGATACCGTGGGAGTCCCGCCGACCTTGGCTGAAGTTCGGCAGTTTCTGGAAGATTTCGATCCGGACAAACGCAACCAACTGATTGACCGGCTGCTGGAAGACGACCGCCTTGCTGACCATTGGGTCAGTTATTGGATGGATTTACTGGCTGAGAATCCGACCTTACTGAATGCCTCGCTGAACAGCACAGGCCCCTTTCGCTGGTTTCTGTATGATGCCTTACGCGATAATAAATCATTCGACAGAATCGTGACGGAACTTTTACTGATGCGCGGCAGTCCGCATGAAGGTGGCAGCGCCGGTTTTGCAATTGCTGCAGAAAATGATTCGCCTTTTGCTGCCAAAGGGCATATCATCGCGTCCGCATTTCTGGGAATCGAACTTCAGTGTGCACGCTGCCACGACTCCCCCTATCACAGCACGACTCAGCGCGATTTATTCTCACTGGCTGCGATGCTGAACCGTAAACCTCTGACGGTCCCCTCGACCAGCCGCGTGCCTGATGCATTCTTTGAAAAGAAAGCCAGAGAGTCTCTGATTCGGGTCACTTTGAAGCCGGACGAAACGATTCAGCCAGACTGGCCGTTTGCTAGTGTTACCGGAGCCGTTGATGGTCCGAAAATTGACAGGCTCATGTACAACCCACAGGACACGCGGGAACGGTTAGCTGCGTTGATCACTGCACCGGAAAACAAACGTTTTGCCTATGTGGTCGTCAATCGTTTGTGGAAACAGCTAATCGGGACAGGAATGGTGGAGCCAGTTTATGACTGGGAAGGCCGCAAACCAAGTCATCCGAAGATGCTGGACTGGCTGTCACACCAGTTTATCAGTCATGACTATGATCTGAAGCACGTCATTCGCCTGATTGTTACTTCTCAAGTTTACCAGCGAGAAGCGACTGGAAACAACGGAACGAAACCTGAAGCGCTGCGGTTCTTTACTGCTCCTGAGAAACGCCGACTGACTGCGGAACAGATTGTTGATGCCATGCATACCGCGACCGGAAAACAGTTGGACGTTGAAGAACTTACCTTTGTGCACGATGGTCAACGAGACGTCAGCAATCGTCTGTCATTGGGACGCCCCAGCCGTGCCTGGATGTTTGCGGATTTAAAGAATGAGCGAGACCGGCCGAGCCTCTCTCTGCCTTATGCCCGTACCGTCACTGATGTTCTGGAGGCGTTCGGCTGGACTGGATCTCGTCAGAAACCGATCATGCATCGCGAAACGGAGCCGAATGTACTGCAACCGGGAGTATTGGCGAACGGTACTCTTTCCATGAACCTCATTCGTGTGTCAGATCAAAGTGAGTTGGCCCAGTTGGCTGTCGACAGCAGGAAGTCTGAGGAAATCATTGAAGCGTTATATCTTCGTTTTCTATGTCGTCACCCAAACCAGGAAGAACTGAATACATTCAGTAACGCATTGGCTCAAGGGTTTGATTCCCGTCTGCTGCCGGCAGACGAAATCGTGCCTGTTCAAGAACCATCTCCCTTACCGCAGGTGACCTGGTTTAACCACTTGCGACCGGAAGCTAATACTATCCAGCAGAAGGTGGAGCGACGTGTCCGTAAGGGGCCACCAGCCGATCCGCGTTTACGTCCCGAATGGCGGGAAGTTTATGAAGACATTATCTGGAGTCTGATGAATCATCGGGAATTTGTCTGGGTTCCTTAG
- a CDS encoding DUF1501 domain-containing protein produces MQSLKNQCAVPSFNRRECLAAGVALAGGLATSKFSLGETSSKLIRGKAEHVISIWLGGGMGQIDTFDPKRKGDPKTRKAGAYYDSIDTAVPGVQLCEHLKKLAPLMDRVTAVRTVNHESIDEHAAATNRMHTGRSISGTVTYPSLGSLVTHERGAVSDGAPPYVLIGYPNVTRGPGFLGAGHGYLYLTNTNEGPAGLSRPDHITSDRQARRESFLAVLQKQGKAASEQKVRDYEAAIQQSLKLSGPEFNQAFQLDKEPAELRTRYGGEFGQRCLLSRRLVERGVRFIEVSHNLNFLNGAGWDVHYEGILQQHKLIQEMDTAVATLISDLEQKKLLDKTLIVITTEFGRPPEFDSGGGRGHQGTAFSCVLAGGGLAHRGAWGVTDELSKKIVENPVDLPDFFATILASLGIDYTKNLYANDRPIPITDGGLPVKELFA; encoded by the coding sequence ATGCAATCATTAAAAAATCAATGTGCGGTACCCTCTTTCAATCGACGCGAGTGCCTGGCCGCGGGAGTGGCATTAGCGGGCGGACTGGCGACCTCAAAATTCAGTCTGGGTGAAACCTCATCAAAACTGATTCGCGGCAAAGCCGAGCATGTGATTTCGATCTGGCTTGGCGGGGGGATGGGACAGATTGACACCTTTGATCCCAAGCGAAAAGGAGATCCCAAGACCAGGAAGGCGGGAGCCTACTATGACTCAATCGATACCGCAGTGCCGGGTGTGCAACTTTGTGAGCATCTTAAGAAGCTGGCTCCCCTGATGGATCGTGTTACGGCTGTGCGAACGGTCAATCATGAATCGATAGACGAACATGCTGCCGCCACAAATCGCATGCACACCGGTCGCTCTATTAGTGGTACAGTCACCTATCCCTCGCTTGGTTCGTTGGTAACCCACGAACGAGGCGCGGTCTCTGACGGCGCTCCTCCTTATGTCTTAATCGGTTATCCGAATGTGACACGTGGTCCAGGCTTTCTAGGGGCCGGCCATGGCTATCTCTATTTGACCAATACCAATGAAGGTCCGGCAGGATTGTCTCGACCAGATCATATCACATCTGACCGACAGGCGCGACGAGAATCATTCCTGGCTGTTTTACAGAAACAAGGAAAAGCAGCCAGCGAACAGAAAGTACGCGACTATGAAGCCGCTATTCAACAAAGTTTGAAGCTGAGTGGGCCGGAATTTAATCAGGCCTTTCAACTGGATAAAGAGCCAGCAGAACTGCGAACAAGGTACGGTGGAGAATTTGGTCAGCGCTGTCTGTTAAGCCGCCGGCTTGTGGAACGAGGTGTTCGATTCATTGAAGTCTCGCATAACCTGAACTTTCTAAACGGGGCTGGCTGGGATGTGCATTACGAGGGGATTTTGCAGCAGCACAAACTGATCCAGGAAATGGATACAGCAGTCGCAACCTTGATTTCCGATCTCGAACAGAAAAAACTCCTGGATAAGACTCTGATCGTCATCACGACGGAATTTGGTCGTCCACCGGAATTTGACAGCGGCGGAGGACGGGGACATCAGGGAACCGCATTCAGCTGTGTTCTCGCCGGCGGCGGTCTGGCACACCGTGGCGCATGGGGAGTGACCGACGAGCTTTCCAAGAAAATCGTCGAAAACCCAGTGGATCTCCCAGATTTCTTTGCCACGATTCTCGCCTCTCTGGGGATCGACTACACGAAGAATCTCTATGCCAACGATAGACCCATTCCCATTACAGATGGCGGTCTACCTGTCAAAGAACTGTTTGCATAG
- a CDS encoding integrase core domain-containing protein, giving the protein MIHDRDTKFSIRFKQFLKNKGIQPKRLPIRSPNLNARVERFVQTIKYEALNHFIAFGKTHLDYLVSEFVDYYNKHRAHSSREHLPPCCANQPPEFEVIKLNEIHCEEHLGGLIKSYKRIAA; this is encoded by the coding sequence CTGATCCATGATCGAGACACGAAGTTCTCAATTAGGTTCAAGCAGTTTCTAAAGAACAAAGGCATCCAGCCGAAGAGGCTACCGATCCGATCTCCCAATCTGAATGCCCGGGTCGAAAGGTTTGTGCAAACGATTAAATACGAAGCCCTGAATCATTTCATCGCATTTGGCAAGACGCATCTCGATTATCTAGTTTCGGAATTCGTTGACTATTACAACAAACATCGAGCGCACAGCTCACGAGAACATCTGCCGCCCTGTTGTGCCAATCAACCGCCGGAATTCGAGGTGATCAAGCTTAATGAGATCCATTGCGAGGAACATCTCGGCGGGCTGATCAAGTCGTATAAGCGGATTGCGGCGTAG
- a CDS encoding coiled-coil domain-containing protein — translation MRAVGLFFVCVVLLLTSTAYSQTGRQNDALVRYARTAVTRTEKALSDLLRFYDAGGVSPDKVREVREALAESKILLAEAEGNQREVVAQLRFLVEQDNAALQQSRNAAAQGAISAAQLAIIEQEAVYRRVRLANASGDKQAQIRALGQLTATVKISAEANARLFAQKQIDRATLRRSQKELAQAYYELAVVNDDKESVIKYLGILVALNQEELQASYGRLSPIAIADLKRVTIDLEAELAFANGKMSEYQKKLQTLVQLDQQAVQRSRSGALGAYETAQRQFDLADSQARLATAKKGE, via the coding sequence ATGCGTGCTGTTGGATTATTCTTTGTTTGTGTTGTTTTGTTGCTGACTTCGACTGCGTATTCCCAAACAGGTCGCCAGAATGATGCACTCGTGCGTTATGCCCGGACTGCGGTTACAAGAACCGAGAAGGCGTTGTCGGACTTGCTTCGTTTTTACGATGCCGGTGGCGTTTCTCCAGACAAGGTGCGGGAAGTCCGCGAGGCATTGGCTGAATCGAAGATTCTGTTGGCTGAAGCAGAAGGAAACCAACGCGAAGTGGTCGCACAATTGCGGTTTTTGGTCGAGCAGGACAATGCCGCTTTGCAGCAATCGCGTAACGCGGCCGCTCAAGGAGCGATCAGCGCGGCTCAACTGGCGATCATTGAACAAGAAGCGGTTTATCGCCGCGTGCGTCTCGCGAATGCATCAGGGGACAAGCAGGCGCAAATCCGCGCATTGGGTCAATTGACTGCGACTGTGAAAATATCGGCGGAAGCAAACGCTCGGCTCTTCGCACAAAAACAGATCGACCGGGCCACATTACGCCGGTCGCAGAAAGAACTGGCCCAAGCCTATTACGAATTGGCAGTCGTCAACGACGATAAAGAGAGCGTGATCAAATACCTCGGAATCCTAGTCGCCTTAAATCAGGAAGAATTGCAGGCGTCCTACGGCAGATTGTCGCCAATAGCCATTGCCGATCTCAAACGTGTAACGATCGACTTGGAGGCTGAATTGGCCTTTGCGAATGGCAAGATGAGCGAGTACCAGAAAAAGCTTCAGACATTGGTGCAACTTGATCAACAGGCAGTACAGCGTTCGCGGTCCGGGGCACTCGGAGCATACGAAACGGCCCAGCGACAATTCGATTTGGCGGATTCACAAGCACGACTGGCGACGGCAAAGAAGGGCGAGTAG